A single Phragmites australis chromosome 4, lpPhrAust1.1, whole genome shotgun sequence DNA region contains:
- the LOC133914866 gene encoding cationic peroxidase 1-like, with the protein MIGEKTAKPNNMSVRGYDVIDTIKSAVNTVCFGNDISYADILAVAARDSIVVLGGTSYDVLLSRRDATTASIGDANGIQTPLMHLPALLANFQSSSPTASHYTTSSCSPAGTRWATPGVSSSAAGCTRRPTRWTRLLANRASIEVV; encoded by the exons ATGATCGGCGAGAAGACGGCCAAGCCAAATAACATGTCGGTGAGAGGGTATGATGTGATCGACACAATCAAGTCTGCGGTGAACACGGTCTGCTTCGGGAACGACATCTCCTACGCTGATATCTTGGCAGTTGCTGCTCGCGATTCGATTGTTGTG CTGGGAGGAACCTCGTACGACGTGCTCCTCAGCCGGCGCGACGCGACTACAGCAAGCATCGGCGACGCTAACGGCATCCAGACCCCGCTCATGCACCTGCCGGCGCTGCTGGCCAACTTCCAGAGTTCCAGTCCCACGGCCTCTCACTACACGACCTCGTCGTGCTCTCCGGCGGGCACACGCTGGGCTACTCCCGGTGTCTCTTCTTCCGCAGCCGGCTGTACAAGAAGACCAACACGCTGGACCCGGCTGCTGGCCAACCGTGCGTCGATCGAAGTGGTATGA
- the LOC133916880 gene encoding uncharacterized protein LOC133916880, with product MLTLVISERRSHHHHHSSGRRKKASSVPSHFSLPQSIRCFQTGNCRLFHSGILPSPPTPGARTYSSPEPKTPKQQLHHGKKCSGAISISPSTSPPRPELWAGPGFSNSPPPSSLPIPKFSLHQKRSVSLEFPPADRSDDEEVLVHAKSAPSSPTAGSGVSFFSDSDTAIATENLRRILHLKIADY from the coding sequence ATGTTGACCCTGGTCATCTCCGAGCGGCGGagccaccatcaccaccactcATCTGGTCGCCGGAAGAAGGCATCATCAGTACCGTCCCATTTCTCCTTGCCACAGTCCATCCGCTGCTTCCAAACCGGGAACTGCCGCCTTTTCCACTCCGGCATCCTGCCGTCCCCGCCCACCCCAGGGGCACGAACCTACTCTTCCCCTGAGCCCAAGACGCCGAAGCAGCAGCTGCACCATGGGAAAAAATGCAGCGGAGCAATCTCTATAAGCCCCTCGACATCCCCTCCTCGCCCTGAGCTCTGGGCTGGCCCGGGGTTCTCCAACTCGCCACCCCCCAGCTCACTGCCGATACCCAAGTTCTCCCTCCACCAGAAGCGCAGTGTCTCACTTGAATTTCCACCTGCTGACCGATCAGACGATGAGGAGGTGCTTgtgcatgccaagtcagcaccttCATCGCCGACTGCAGGCTCAGGTGTCAGCTTCTTCAGTGATAGTGATACTGCCATTGCGACGGAGAATTTGAGGAGGATCCTTCACTTGAAAATTGCTGATTACTGA